A single region of the Halopiger xanaduensis SH-6 genome encodes:
- a CDS encoding protein sorting system archaetidylserine synthase (This PssA-like phosphatidyltransferase, along with a PssD-like decarboxylase, is required in Haloarchaea for the archaeosortase ArtA to replace the PGF-CTERM sorting signal with a C-terminal lipid anchor.), which produces MLPRFVGRLGVADAVTIANAALGFVAVVVAFVDIALAARLILFAAVADGLDGILARRYGGTEAGPYLDSLADVASFGVAPAVLAFVVVTRGLEITLETVTPELLLVAVICALFVATAVARLGMYTAYDVAANYTEGIQTTLAATILGAAILAGVADPVLVLAVTAAFCYLMVSRIQYPDLLARDAGIMGVVHVLAILIPDFAGRTFPYALLTLGIAYMTLSPWFYWRQDPQPAETDVHGNA; this is translated from the coding sequence ATGCTTCCGCGGTTCGTCGGCCGGTTGGGCGTCGCCGACGCGGTGACGATCGCGAACGCCGCCCTGGGATTCGTCGCCGTCGTCGTCGCGTTCGTCGACATCGCCCTCGCCGCTCGCCTCATCCTGTTCGCGGCCGTCGCCGACGGACTGGACGGCATCCTCGCCCGCCGGTACGGCGGCACCGAGGCCGGCCCCTACCTCGACTCGCTCGCCGACGTCGCCTCCTTCGGCGTCGCTCCTGCCGTCCTCGCGTTCGTCGTCGTCACCCGCGGCCTCGAGATTACCCTCGAGACGGTCACGCCGGAACTGCTGCTCGTGGCGGTCATCTGCGCGCTGTTCGTCGCGACGGCGGTCGCCCGTCTCGGGATGTACACCGCCTACGACGTCGCGGCCAACTACACCGAAGGAATCCAGACGACGCTGGCGGCGACGATCCTCGGCGCGGCGATCCTCGCGGGCGTCGCGGACCCGGTGCTCGTGCTCGCGGTCACCGCCGCGTTCTGTTACCTGATGGTCTCGCGAATCCAGTATCCGGACCTCCTCGCGCGCGATGCGGGAATTATGGGCGTCGTCCACGTCCTCGCGATCCTCATCCCCGATTTCGCGGGTCGGACCTTCCCGTACGCACTGCTGACGCTCGGAATCGCGTACATGACGCTCAGTCCCTGGTTCTACTGGCGGCAGGATCCCCAGCCCGCGGAGACCGACGTGCATGGAAACGCTTAG